The Metabacillus sediminilitoris genome window below encodes:
- a CDS encoding SDR family NAD(P)-dependent oxidoreductase: MNTRIQGCFVAITGASSGIGEKIAIECAKQGAHLILLARREERLAQLAEKIKNDYGVSSHYYPLDVQNLDSIQHVFTTIQKEIGQIDVLVNNAGFGIFNNVQDATMDEMKNMFEVNVYGLVACTKMVLPAMIERKKGHIINIASQAGKISTPKSSLYSATKHAVLGFTNSLRMEVKNSNIYVTSVNPGPIKTDFFTIADKQGNYVKNVERWMLDPNKVARKIVHSMFTPKREINLPGWMNAGSTIYQVMPRLFERMAGKAFLKK, encoded by the coding sequence TTGAATACACGTATACAAGGCTGTTTTGTTGCAATTACTGGAGCATCAAGCGGTATTGGTGAAAAAATTGCGATTGAGTGTGCTAAACAAGGAGCACATCTTATCCTTCTGGCAAGAAGGGAGGAGCGTTTAGCACAGCTTGCTGAAAAAATAAAAAATGATTATGGAGTTTCGAGTCATTATTATCCATTAGATGTCCAAAATCTTGATTCCATTCAGCATGTATTTACAACGATTCAAAAAGAAATTGGACAAATTGATGTTCTTGTTAATAATGCTGGCTTTGGAATCTTTAATAATGTTCAAGATGCTACAATGGATGAAATGAAAAATATGTTTGAGGTTAATGTATATGGGTTAGTTGCATGTACAAAAATGGTGCTGCCAGCTATGATTGAAAGAAAAAAAGGACATATTATTAATATTGCTTCCCAAGCTGGAAAAATTTCCACACCAAAGTCTAGTCTTTATTCAGCTACGAAGCACGCTGTATTAGGCTTTACAAACAGCCTGCGAATGGAAGTGAAAAACAGTAACATATATGTTACATCTGTAAACCCTGGACCTATTAAAACAGATTTTTTCACAATTGCTGATAAGCAAGGTAACTATGTGAAAAATGTTGAAAGGTGGATGCTTGATCCGAACAAGGTTGCGCGAAAGATTGTTCATTCCATGTTTACTCCAAAGCGTGAAATCAATCTTCCAGGTTGGATGAATGCAGGTAGTACAATATATCAGGTAATGCCGAGACTATTTGAACGAATGGCGGGAAAAGCTTTTTTAAAAAAATAA
- a CDS encoding GDSL-type esterase/lipase family protein: protein MRTYLTYVALGDSLTVGVGASFLAPGFVRRYIRLTEEKLNKHVFADIYAKSGTETGGVRKIVESPALHEKIKRANIITLSAGGNDLINASKDFVETGEITELTDSIKECHSNMVQIIQKINELKKECSIPYRVYLLNLYNPLPDIPLADKWVRLFNRHLNSFDNGSTIRVADLYSVFKGRQDELLSRRDHIHPNDFGYQEIAKTLFHIGYPREFLKDI, encoded by the coding sequence GTGAGGACATATTTAACGTATGTAGCTTTAGGAGATTCCTTGACGGTTGGAGTAGGTGCATCGTTTTTAGCACCTGGGTTTGTGAGGCGTTATATAAGATTGACAGAAGAAAAGCTAAATAAGCATGTATTTGCCGATATATATGCGAAGTCAGGAACTGAGACAGGCGGCGTACGAAAGATAGTAGAAAGTCCAGCTCTACATGAAAAGATAAAGCGTGCTAACATCATTACACTATCTGCTGGAGGAAACGATTTAATAAATGCAAGCAAGGATTTTGTTGAAACAGGAGAAATAACCGAGCTTACAGATTCAATAAAAGAGTGTCACAGCAATATGGTGCAAATTATACAGAAAATAAATGAATTGAAAAAGGAATGCAGTATACCTTATAGGGTTTACCTCCTTAATCTTTATAACCCGCTGCCTGACATACCGCTTGCGGATAAATGGGTGCGGTTATTTAATCGTCATTTAAACAGCTTTGACAATGGATCTACCATTCGCGTCGCTGATCTTTACTCTGTATTTAAAGGGAGACAAGATGAATTGTTGTCTAGAAGAGATCATATTCATCCAAATGATTTTGGGTATCAAGAGATTGCGAAAACATTATTTCATATAGGCTACCCAAGAGAGTTTTTAAAAGATATTTAG
- the mciZ gene encoding Z-ring formation inhibitor MciZ: protein MKIYRLEKGIVLVGKAWEIRAKLREYNRSFRTVKDWLQDEKTMQYPMIPPKKH, encoded by the coding sequence TTGAAAATCTATCGACTTGAAAAAGGAATTGTTCTTGTCGGAAAAGCATGGGAAATAAGAGCGAAATTAAGAGAATATAACCGATCATTTCGTACTGTAAAGGATTGGCTGCAGGATGAAAAAACAATGCAATACCCGATGATTCCTCCTAAAAAACACTGA
- a CDS encoding YqkE family protein — translation MKKTNKKKDDQAVSVSDHLNSGLLEQLKAVKKGLAKEQEEKEAALERERIEERKKREKNKSFEELLNESPLSWKDYK, via the coding sequence ATGAAAAAAACGAATAAGAAAAAAGACGATCAAGCAGTATCTGTTTCAGATCATTTAAATAGTGGCTTATTAGAGCAATTAAAGGCAGTGAAAAAAGGATTAGCAAAGGAACAGGAAGAAAAAGAAGCAGCGCTTGAACGCGAAAGAATAGAAGAGCGAAAAAAAAGGGAAAAGAATAAGAGTTTTGAAGAACTTTTAAATGAGAGTCCATTATCCTGGAAGGATTATAAATAA
- a CDS encoding NUDIX hydrolase, whose protein sequence is MEHLKETTISSKEIFKGRVIDLFVEEVKLPNGKTSTREIVKHPGAVAVIAITSENKILMVEQFRKPLGRTLVEIPAGKLEKGEEPEATAKRELQEETGYTCGELRPLISFYTSPGFADELVHLFIAENLEKLTVAAELDEDEFLDVMEVTLDEALEMIQNKRIYDAKTAYAVQYLQLKKALR, encoded by the coding sequence ATGGAACATTTAAAAGAGACAACCATTTCTTCTAAAGAAATCTTTAAAGGCAGAGTCATTGATCTTTTTGTAGAAGAGGTAAAACTTCCAAATGGGAAAACTAGTACACGGGAAATCGTGAAACATCCAGGTGCAGTAGCAGTTATAGCAATAACATCGGAAAATAAAATACTAATGGTAGAGCAATTTCGAAAACCCTTAGGAAGAACACTAGTTGAAATTCCTGCTGGAAAACTAGAAAAAGGTGAAGAGCCTGAGGCAACAGCAAAAAGAGAACTACAAGAAGAAACTGGTTATACATGTGGTGAGCTGCGTCCGCTTATCTCATTTTATACCTCACCTGGTTTTGCAGATGAGCTTGTTCATTTATTTATTGCAGAGAATTTGGAGAAGTTAACAGTAGCGGCGGAATTAGATGAAGATGAATTTTTAGATGTGATGGAGGTGACGTTAGACGAAGCGCTGGAAATGATTCAAAATAAGCGAATCTATGATGCAAAAACAGCTTATGCAGTGCAATATTTGCAACTGAAAAAAGCACTTCGTTAA
- a CDS encoding alpha/beta hydrolase: MKRVFVGLLIILSYILIVGFFFTNKMMYIKKKTDEEIIDRETNLGLYNQKDFDALHKQHFSIPSPFGYIIKGSLIAPHVTNRYIISCHGVTVNRLNSVKYMNLFLKKGWNVLIYDHRRHGESGGKTTSYGHYEKFDLQKVVQWLKQEVGKPIVLGIHGESMGAVTTLLYAGTVEDGADFYIADCPFSELEAQLLYRLKVEFKLPGFLIMPIAKPFVQLRDRYSIKAVSPINSIANIVNPVLFIHSKDDDYIPAEMSKQLYEKKQGAKKLYVADKGLHAMSYSENQKEYARVVDEFFNEIGLNP; this comes from the coding sequence ATGAAAAGAGTATTTGTTGGTTTACTTATTATCCTTTCGTATATTCTCATTGTTGGATTTTTCTTTACAAATAAAATGATGTACATAAAAAAGAAAACAGATGAAGAAATCATTGATCGTGAAACAAATCTTGGCCTATATAACCAAAAAGATTTTGATGCTCTTCACAAACAGCACTTTTCAATTCCATCACCATTTGGATATATCATCAAAGGATCTCTCATTGCTCCGCATGTGACGAACCGGTATATCATCTCATGTCACGGTGTTACTGTAAACCGTCTAAATTCTGTGAAGTACATGAATTTATTCTTAAAAAAAGGCTGGAATGTCCTTATTTATGATCACCGGAGACATGGTGAAAGCGGTGGAAAAACAACAAGCTATGGTCATTATGAGAAATTCGATCTTCAAAAGGTTGTACAATGGTTAAAACAAGAAGTTGGAAAGCCAATTGTCTTAGGCATTCACGGTGAGTCGATGGGTGCTGTAACGACATTGCTTTACGCTGGAACGGTTGAAGACGGTGCTGATTTTTATATTGCCGACTGCCCCTTTTCAGAACTTGAAGCACAGTTACTTTACCGGCTTAAGGTTGAATTTAAGTTGCCAGGCTTTTTGATCATGCCGATCGCAAAACCCTTTGTTCAGCTTCGTGATCGTTACTCCATCAAAGCTGTTTCACCAATCAACTCAATAGCTAACATTGTGAATCCAGTTCTTTTTATTCACAGTAAAGATGATGATTACATCCCTGCTGAAATGTCCAAACAACTCTACGAGAAAAAGCAAGGTGCAAAAAAACTCTATGTCGCAGATAAGGGCTTACATGCGATGTCTTACTCAGAAAATCAGAAAGAATACGCTAGAGTTGTCGATGAATTTTTCAATGAAATTGGTTTAAACCCCTAA
- a CDS encoding DUF2552 family protein: MKDCLISIKNVALNKTWVSFLNDNHPYSLLHWSIGGVHDDKKDVWLLQDEMSFEAQEFPTIDEAIKWMEENMEHISDVLG; this comes from the coding sequence GTGAAGGATTGTTTAATATCAATAAAAAATGTTGCATTAAATAAAACATGGGTATCGTTTTTAAATGATAACCACCCATATAGTCTTCTCCATTGGTCGATAGGGGGAGTTCATGATGATAAAAAGGACGTCTGGCTGCTCCAAGATGAAATGTCATTTGAAGCACAGGAATTTCCAACAATTGATGAGGCAATAAAATGGATGGAAGAAAATATGGAACATATCTCAGATGTGCTTGGATAA
- a CDS encoding YqzH family protein, whose product MEKKFLFKMLRNSFLQYGRDLEIDPLSNDDYIKIIEKIAEEKKKDTEWYEVVEDIVYGYLTNQE is encoded by the coding sequence ATGGAGAAAAAATTTTTATTTAAGATGCTCAGGAATAGCTTTTTACAATACGGACGAGATCTTGAAATAGATCCACTTTCAAATGATGACTACATAAAAATAATTGAAAAAATTGCCGAGGAAAAAAAGAAAGATACAGAGTGGTATGAAGTCGTTGAAGATATTGTATATGGCTATTTAACAAACCAGGAATAA
- a CDS encoding aldo/keto reductase, with amino-acid sequence MRKRQLGQSDLYISEVGLGCMSLGTDEKHAISLIDEAIEQGINYLDTADLYDFGQNETLVGKAIKHRRHEIILATKVGNRWKEDKSGWMWDPSKTYIKEAVKQSLKRLQTDYIDLYQLHGGTIEDHIDETIDAFEDLKQEGIIRHYGISSIRPNVIKEYLEKSNIVSIMMQYSLLDRRPEEQFSLIREKGVSVIARGPLAKGLLTEKPRSLKLDKFHSKGYLSYTENELEALLSELENADSSHTMTELALQYCLHQDVVAAVIPGASKIEQLIENTSAGLAKPLTEQVYDKLQHLAKLDQYKQHR; translated from the coding sequence ATGCGAAAAAGACAGCTTGGACAATCAGATTTGTACATAAGTGAGGTAGGCCTAGGCTGTATGTCACTTGGTACTGATGAGAAACATGCTATTTCACTGATTGATGAAGCAATTGAACAGGGGATCAATTACCTAGATACTGCAGATTTATATGATTTTGGTCAAAATGAAACACTTGTTGGGAAAGCGATTAAACATCGCCGACATGAGATCATTTTAGCCACCAAAGTAGGAAATCGTTGGAAAGAGGACAAATCTGGTTGGATGTGGGATCCATCTAAGACATATATAAAAGAAGCTGTAAAACAAAGTTTAAAACGACTACAAACAGATTATATAGACCTCTACCAACTACATGGCGGGACGATTGAAGACCATATCGATGAAACCATCGATGCTTTTGAAGATTTAAAACAAGAAGGAATTATCCGTCATTATGGAATTTCCTCGATACGACCAAATGTCATCAAGGAATATCTAGAGAAATCAAACATCGTCTCGATTATGATGCAATACAGCTTATTGGATCGTCGACCTGAAGAACAATTTTCGCTTATAAGAGAAAAAGGTGTGAGTGTTATTGCCCGCGGTCCTCTTGCTAAGGGTCTTTTAACAGAAAAACCTCGTTCATTAAAGCTAGATAAATTTCATAGTAAAGGCTATTTATCTTATACTGAAAATGAACTTGAAGCACTGTTATCTGAACTTGAAAACGCAGATTCATCACATACTATGACAGAACTGGCATTGCAATATTGTCTACATCAGGACGTCGTAGCTGCAGTGATTCCTGGAGCAAGCAAAATCGAACAATTAATCGAGAATACTTCGGCTGGTTTAGCGAAACCTCTAACTGAACAAGTATATGACAAACTCCAGCACCTGGCGAAACTTGATCAATATAAACAGCACCGTTAA
- a CDS encoding YolD-like family protein → MIRDRGNIKWTSMMLPEHVKLLRDWSEADHYQEKRELDEQQLEQFNEIICMAMEEHAELVFTYYQEHFHHNCSGYVHYIDPIQHTLCIVDEQSDNHIQLPFENIVDVKRK, encoded by the coding sequence ATGATACGGGACAGAGGAAATATTAAATGGACATCAATGATGCTGCCAGAGCATGTAAAACTACTAAGAGATTGGTCTGAAGCAGATCATTATCAAGAAAAACGTGAGCTTGATGAGCAACAGCTTGAGCAGTTTAATGAGATCATTTGTATGGCAATGGAAGAACATGCCGAGCTAGTTTTCACATATTATCAAGAACATTTTCATCACAATTGCTCTGGTTATGTTCATTATATCGATCCAATTCAGCATACGCTTTGCATTGTTGATGAACAAAGTGACAATCATATCCAACTGCCATTCGAAAACATTGTTGATGTGAAGCGAAAATAG
- a CDS encoding Y-family DNA polymerase, whose translation MIENYDLLPKRKILCVDMKSFYASCAAVLLGLDPLTCYLVVVGDTERQGSIVLAASPRMKKEFGIKTGTRLFEVPNDPRIHIVNPKMGIYIRMSTEITKLFHRYVPKEAIHTYSVDESFIKVDGVEQMWGDARTIADKIRDDMQSEFGLPSAIGIGPNMLLSKICLDIDAKKTSVAEWTYDDVKEKLWNIEPLSKMWGIGSRVQKTLNRMGIFNVGQLAHYPLELLEKKFGVMGNQLYYHAWGVDLSEIGAPIMQGQISFGKSQILLRDYPDPEEVKHVILEISEEVARRARQHKKIGRTISLGIGYSRDEFGGGFHRSKTIDQPTNITMDIYETCLELFGKFYANKTVRQISITLSNIEEDCEMQLDLFQQNRFKQRTLGYVMDSIRHKYGSDAILRAVSYTPAGTAKHRAKLVGGHKA comes from the coding sequence ATGATTGAAAACTATGATCTATTGCCAAAACGAAAAATTCTTTGCGTTGATATGAAAAGCTTTTATGCAAGCTGTGCTGCGGTTTTGCTTGGCTTGGATCCATTGACATGCTATTTAGTTGTTGTTGGTGATACAGAACGACAAGGAAGCATCGTGCTGGCAGCTTCTCCACGAATGAAGAAGGAATTTGGCATTAAAACGGGAACACGATTGTTTGAAGTCCCAAATGATCCGCGAATTCATATTGTCAATCCAAAGATGGGCATCTATATTCGAATGTCGACTGAAATAACAAAATTGTTTCATCGTTATGTGCCGAAGGAAGCAATTCATACTTACAGTGTTGATGAAAGCTTTATTAAAGTCGATGGAGTAGAGCAAATGTGGGGTGATGCGCGAACAATTGCCGATAAAATTCGTGATGACATGCAGTCAGAGTTTGGTCTTCCTAGTGCAATCGGGATTGGGCCAAATATGCTTCTCTCAAAAATTTGCTTGGACATTGATGCAAAAAAAACGAGTGTAGCAGAGTGGACGTATGATGATGTGAAAGAAAAGCTATGGAATATTGAGCCCTTAAGTAAAATGTGGGGGATTGGGTCTAGAGTGCAAAAAACATTAAATCGAATGGGGATTTTTAATGTAGGACAACTTGCGCATTACCCGCTTGAGCTTCTCGAGAAAAAGTTCGGTGTGATGGGGAACCAGCTTTATTACCATGCATGGGGAGTCGATTTATCGGAAATTGGAGCACCGATTATGCAGGGACAAATCAGTTTTGGGAAAAGTCAAATTTTGCTTCGTGATTACCCTGATCCAGAGGAAGTAAAGCATGTCATATTAGAAATAAGCGAGGAAGTTGCCCGGAGAGCACGTCAGCATAAAAAGATCGGACGAACGATCAGCCTTGGAATTGGGTATAGTCGTGATGAATTCGGCGGTGGCTTTCATCGATCGAAAACAATTGACCAGCCAACAAATATAACGATGGACATTTATGAAACATGTCTAGAGCTATTTGGAAAATTTTATGCGAATAAAACAGTACGGCAAATATCAATTACCTTATCAAACATTGAAGAAGATTGTGAAATGCAGCTTGATTTGTTTCAACAAAATCGCTTTAAACAACGAACACTAGGTTATGTCATGGATTCAATACGTCATAAATATGGATCAGACGCAATTTTACGTGCTGTATCGTATACACCGGCCGGAACAGCGAAGCATCGTGCGAAACTTGTGGGAGGTCATAAGGCATAA
- a CDS encoding squalene/phytoene synthase family protein, with protein MYKESDPLTSDAMEILLKTSRTFSIPISYLSSGLKEAVASAYLCMRAIDEIEDHPHLDEQVKILLLKSISHKLQNAPSAADLANLFNPYKTELPEVTLRLSDWIKFCPPTIVDEVLKSTSIMADGMAKWVEKEWAIKNESDLDDYTYYVAGLVGVMLSEIWKWSDSIETDKELSIAFGRGLQAVNILRNRDEDRKRGGVDFFPDGWTFEDMLNYAKRNLALADKYIESLKPGQIRIFCEIPLSLAYSTLDALTEGKEKISRSDVNEIVSKIVSK; from the coding sequence ATGTATAAAGAGAGCGACCCTTTAACAAGTGATGCAATGGAGATATTATTGAAGACTAGTAGAACTTTTTCTATACCTATTAGTTATCTATCTTCCGGTCTTAAAGAGGCAGTAGCCTCTGCATACTTATGTATGAGAGCCATTGATGAAATTGAGGACCATCCTCATCTTGATGAGCAAGTTAAAATCCTTTTATTAAAATCCATTAGTCATAAATTGCAGAATGCTCCTAGTGCTGCTGATCTTGCTAATTTATTTAATCCATATAAAACTGAGCTTCCCGAAGTTACCTTAAGATTAAGTGATTGGATTAAGTTTTGTCCCCCCACTATTGTTGATGAAGTTCTAAAGAGTACTTCTATAATGGCGGATGGAATGGCCAAGTGGGTTGAAAAGGAATGGGCAATTAAAAATGAGAGTGATTTAGATGATTACACATATTATGTCGCTGGATTAGTTGGCGTCATGCTATCAGAAATTTGGAAGTGGTCTGACTCGATTGAAACAGATAAGGAACTTTCAATTGCCTTTGGACGCGGTCTTCAAGCAGTCAATATCCTCCGTAATCGCGATGAAGACAGAAAAAGAGGTGGGGTTGACTTTTTTCCTGATGGGTGGACTTTTGAAGATATGCTGAATTACGCTAAGCGAAACCTTGCTTTAGCTGATAAATACATTGAAAGTCTTAAACCAGGTCAGATTCGTATTTTCTGCGAGATTCCTTTATCGCTAGCTTACAGTACACTTGACGCCTTAACAGAAGGTAAAGAAAAAATTAGCAGATCTGATGTAAATGAAATCGTTTCAAAAATAGTAAGTAAGTGA
- a CDS encoding ATP-grasp domain-containing protein yields MKEKNGEIIALLGWSLPAIEAVDKLDRPYVVVGPPEFQSFADTHGIQFIPWQFDVLNERSDELYEKLKDLNTKITVPIYEETVEWAGSLNAKLRDNPRIFNRSLLLRDKGLMKRKAQMAGIRVGVFEEAHNKEDIYRFLKRVNEALIKLDGDINDPIHVKPLSKAGTVGHRMIRDPHEIELISDSEFPLLMESHLDGQEFSCEAFIHNGKIRFLNITEYVKLGHSNFVPASPSLEEWRPQIRAAIEQLVDAFEIKYGVIHPEYFIAPDGTLNFGEVAARVPGGHIFELIEKAYGFSAFQAQVLCSDPDTTEEELEAFFPEEVVSAKGHAGSLMVYPNVKIIEKLNIPEDLKNDPYFERHDMFIPTTSKVAERVGFGNHYGTIFFFGEDSEKMRSLMKEYEKYDFYL; encoded by the coding sequence ATGAAAGAGAAAAATGGGGAAATAATTGCATTACTAGGCTGGAGCCTGCCGGCAATCGAAGCTGTAGACAAATTGGATCGTCCATATGTGGTTGTTGGTCCGCCAGAATTTCAAAGTTTTGCTGACACGCATGGTATTCAGTTTATTCCATGGCAATTTGACGTATTAAATGAACGGTCAGATGAACTTTATGAAAAACTGAAGGATCTTAATACAAAAATCACTGTTCCAATATATGAAGAAACAGTTGAATGGGCTGGCAGTCTGAATGCAAAACTTAGGGATAACCCGAGAATTTTCAATCGATCCCTACTATTGAGAGATAAAGGCTTGATGAAGCGTAAAGCACAAATGGCCGGTATCCGAGTAGGAGTTTTTGAGGAAGCACATAACAAGGAGGATATCTATCGCTTTTTAAAAAGAGTAAATGAGGCTTTGATTAAATTGGATGGCGATATTAATGATCCTATCCATGTTAAGCCGTTAAGTAAGGCTGGTACAGTCGGCCATAGAATGATTCGTGATCCACACGAGATTGAACTTATCTCTGATTCAGAATTTCCACTTTTAATGGAAAGTCACTTGGATGGTCAGGAATTCTCTTGTGAGGCTTTTATACATAATGGCAAAATTAGATTCCTAAATATTACTGAATACGTTAAGTTAGGTCATTCTAACTTCGTGCCTGCTTCACCTTCACTTGAAGAGTGGCGTCCCCAAATCAGGGCTGCAATTGAACAGCTTGTGGATGCCTTTGAAATCAAATATGGTGTCATTCATCCTGAATATTTCATTGCTCCAGATGGAACATTGAATTTTGGTGAAGTTGCTGCACGTGTTCCTGGAGGTCATATTTTCGAGTTAATTGAAAAAGCTTACGGCTTCAGCGCTTTTCAGGCTCAAGTGCTTTGCAGTGATCCGGATACAACTGAGGAAGAGCTAGAAGCTTTCTTCCCTGAAGAAGTAGTATCAGCTAAAGGACACGCTGGCAGCTTAATGGTATATCCAAACGTTAAAATCATCGAAAAGCTAAATATACCTGAAGATTTAAAAAATGATCCTTATTTTGAAAGACATGATATGTTTATCCCTACTACATCTAAAGTGGCAGAACGTGTAGGATTTGGAAATCATTACGGGACGATTTTCTTCTTTGGGGAAGACAGTGAAAAAATGAGATCCCTAATGAAAGAATACGAAAAATATGATTTCTACCTATAA
- a CDS encoding C40 family peptidase — MLADQIILTGIHYLGTPYVFNAPSYRSDIFDCSSFTQYIFGLNGIPLPRNSRQQFLVGVPISFSQIRRGDLLFFSTKKRKDKKGLSKIGHVGIYIGNGYMIHTYRPENKVMISEIDSWMESFIGAKRVIK; from the coding sequence ATGCTTGCAGATCAGATTATTTTGACTGGAATACACTACTTAGGGACTCCGTATGTCTTTAACGCCCCTTCATATCGATCAGATATATTCGATTGCAGTTCATTTACACAGTATATATTTGGCCTGAACGGCATTCCTCTTCCACGAAACTCTCGCCAACAATTTTTAGTAGGTGTCCCCATTTCTTTCTCTCAGATCCGAAGAGGTGATTTACTTTTTTTCAGTACGAAAAAACGAAAAGATAAAAAAGGATTATCAAAAATTGGTCATGTTGGTATCTATATCGGAAACGGCTATATGATTCATACGTATCGCCCTGAAAACAAAGTAATGATCTCTGAAATCGACTCTTGGATGGAGTCATTTATTGGTGCTAAAAGAGTGATTAAATAG
- a CDS encoding 3-ketoacyl-ACP reductase, whose protein sequence is MSSLNGKTALITGAGRGIGRATAIALAKEGVNIGMIGLNMANLEKVSAELEQYGVKVSAATADVTDLESVHHAVEHIKSDLGAVDILINNAGIAKFGGFLELTPEDWESIIQVNLMGVYNVTRTVLPGMIERKSGDIINISSSAGQKGAPVTSAYSASKFAVLGLTESLMLEVRKHNIRVTALTPSTVVTDLAIDTNLVSGNEDNVMHPEDLAELIVAGLKLNPRVFVKTAGLWSTNP, encoded by the coding sequence ATGAGTTCGTTAAATGGAAAAACAGCTCTAATCACTGGAGCAGGAAGAGGAATTGGACGGGCTACTGCCATCGCCTTAGCAAAAGAAGGCGTTAATATCGGAATGATTGGATTAAACATGGCCAATCTTGAAAAGGTATCTGCTGAACTAGAGCAATATGGCGTAAAAGTATCAGCCGCAACAGCAGATGTAACTGATCTTGAATCAGTTCATCATGCCGTTGAGCATATCAAATCAGACCTAGGAGCTGTTGATATCTTAATTAACAATGCAGGTATAGCTAAATTTGGCGGTTTTCTTGAGTTAACTCCTGAAGATTGGGAAAGTATCATCCAAGTGAACTTGATGGGTGTATATAATGTAACAAGAACTGTATTACCTGGCATGATTGAGAGAAAATCAGGTGATATTATCAATATCTCTTCATCTGCCGGCCAAAAGGGTGCTCCTGTAACAAGTGCTTATAGTGCTTCTAAATTCGCTGTTTTAGGACTAACAGAATCACTCATGTTAGAAGTTAGAAAGCATAATATCCGTGTAACTGCTTTAACACCAAGTACGGTCGTAACAGATTTGGCAATTGATACAAATCTTGTTAGTGGCAATGAAGATAACGTTATGCACCCAGAAGACCTAGCTGAGTTAATCGTAGCCGGGTTAAAACTTAATCCAAGAGTATTCGTTAAAACAGCGGGGCTTTGGTCAACAAATCCATAG
- a CDS encoding iron-sulfur cluster biosynthesis family protein: MQVTFTKEAIEQITPKLEANKNRVLKLKYDTEGCGCVMSGVTVLWLVKEPEEDDVKLETNAVPLFVEKTKMVFLEEQITISFNQSANCFMLKSPSQILNPRMSLLVK, from the coding sequence ATGCAGGTCACATTTACAAAAGAAGCAATCGAGCAAATAACGCCAAAGCTAGAAGCGAATAAGAATAGAGTTTTAAAGTTAAAATATGATACAGAAGGCTGTGGCTGCGTAATGAGCGGTGTTACGGTATTATGGTTAGTAAAAGAGCCTGAAGAGGATGACGTAAAGTTAGAAACAAATGCTGTACCATTGTTCGTTGAAAAAACGAAGATGGTGTTTTTGGAGGAGCAAATTACCATTTCATTTAATCAATCAGCAAATTGCTTTATGTTAAAAAGCCCTTCACAAATTTTAAATCCACGTATGAGCCTTCTTGTAAAGTGA
- a CDS encoding GNAT family N-acetyltransferase — translation MSDWYTRLTDYFPEKEMKSKRHFELLFHEKEGIYQLEEGPDHIIVYFEKPQYIFIDYILVKGNSRGKGTGSMVLDKLKSKGKAIILEVEPVNLVDPDSGKRIRFYEKNDFLKMDAISYERIHQVTKELNKMDVFCWSPVHKTEQWVFDQMQDIYEEVHTYKVRELYGCAPQPVSEVLWMKTVALSKLS, via the coding sequence ATGAGCGACTGGTATACCAGATTGACTGATTATTTTCCAGAAAAAGAAATGAAATCGAAAAGGCATTTTGAATTACTTTTTCATGAAAAAGAAGGAATCTATCAATTAGAGGAAGGCCCAGATCACATAATTGTATATTTCGAAAAACCTCAATATATCTTTATTGACTATATTTTAGTAAAGGGAAACAGTCGCGGAAAAGGGACGGGCAGCATGGTCCTTGACAAGTTAAAAAGTAAGGGGAAAGCGATCATTTTGGAGGTTGAGCCAGTTAATCTTGTAGATCCAGACTCAGGCAAAAGAATACGATTTTATGAAAAGAATGATTTTTTGAAGATGGACGCCATTAGCTATGAACGAATCCATCAGGTGACAAAAGAATTAAATAAAATGGATGTTTTTTGTTGGTCACCAGTCCATAAAACGGAACAATGGGTGTTTGATCAAATGCAGGATATATATGAAGAGGTACATACATATAAAGTAAGAGAATTGTATGGGTGCGCTCCTCAGCCGGTATCAGAGGTTCTCTGGATGAAAACGGTAGCTTTAAGTAAACTTAGCTAG